One window from the genome of Thermococcus siculi encodes:
- a CDS encoding COG1470 family protein, which translates to MRKSAVFLLFLLFLLPLASAQPYVTVFEGRLAPGHAITVGDYTVTIVKSAGGEPYVMLRNGSRILELRPFVFGTEIERDDIRIIAGSYTPQGGFLVVSLKPRFVASIEPKKGERVSFNGTTVEVIAVGNRTVDVSVNGVARTLEVNGSTVVDLVALEYDGKEIRVYAAEPASEIINTDYTVFYPYGKVKSSGPVDLPITIASSSDAELSLKLGVVSLPSGWRASFIYGGVEIGEITVPPMGTVSLTLHIEPAGSGIIKFAVGNFTGSLEVESAGIDVSLSYLSVEAEAGTSLSIPVSFSGTGKVEFAPGDVPSGWDLYLTDGRYRLRSFEVDGSFTANLVVGIPRNATLGNHRIEFTVNGRSYGLDVYVYKTYLGQPARLTVILTDESGNPIKGWVSVGGENVTVSPAGSATFELKPGEYTVTAGAEGSSPVKEDVKLSDGEEKTLTLKLKRAEYYFKASLERDALVITAGNGESVAITVQNLGSKDDEYRVTVENLPEGWNYILSQDPNGAVPIGSLKVPSGGSGSAYLAIFPPFNVESGDINLKVVVSGSGSRVELPLKVHVENQASLTINVDNPSLVVKAGGTTATNLWLDSVGTVTNIKFTAQAPSGWEVEIVPPTIRRVGPQSYGNVVNYPGPTQAEVRIRVPKSAPAGTYTITVTAAGDQAKAETVITVRVTQGSSGTWIGVLLLVVAFGVVIWLMRRVGRR; encoded by the coding sequence ATGAGGAAGAGTGCCGTTTTTCTGCTGTTTCTGCTTTTCCTCCTGCCCCTGGCCAGCGCCCAGCCCTACGTAACCGTCTTTGAGGGCCGTCTGGCACCGGGGCACGCCATAACCGTCGGCGACTACACGGTGACGATAGTCAAGTCCGCCGGGGGAGAACCCTACGTCATGCTGAGGAACGGGAGCCGGATACTGGAACTCAGGCCGTTTGTCTTTGGCACAGAGATAGAGCGCGACGACATCAGGATAATCGCGGGAAGCTACACTCCCCAGGGCGGATTTCTCGTGGTTTCGCTCAAGCCGAGGTTCGTTGCGTCCATTGAACCCAAGAAGGGTGAGAGAGTTTCCTTCAACGGCACTACAGTGGAAGTTATCGCTGTTGGCAACAGGACTGTTGACGTCTCGGTCAACGGCGTAGCCAGGACGCTCGAAGTCAACGGGAGTACCGTAGTTGATCTGGTAGCCCTCGAATACGACGGAAAGGAGATCAGGGTTTACGCGGCAGAGCCGGCATCTGAGATAATAAACACGGACTACACCGTCTTCTACCCCTACGGAAAGGTGAAAAGCTCTGGCCCGGTTGATCTGCCCATAACCATCGCCAGCTCCAGCGACGCCGAGCTGAGCCTGAAGCTCGGTGTTGTCTCCCTGCCCTCCGGCTGGAGGGCGAGCTTCATCTACGGCGGCGTGGAGATCGGGGAGATAACGGTTCCCCCGATGGGAACGGTCAGCTTGACCCTTCACATCGAGCCGGCCGGAAGCGGGATCATAAAATTCGCCGTGGGGAACTTTACCGGTAGCCTCGAAGTGGAAAGCGCGGGGATAGACGTTTCACTCTCCTACCTGAGCGTGGAAGCCGAAGCAGGAACGAGCCTGAGCATACCGGTTTCTTTCTCCGGAACCGGAAAGGTGGAGTTTGCCCCGGGGGATGTTCCCTCCGGATGGGACCTCTACCTTACCGACGGGAGGTACAGGCTGAGGAGTTTTGAGGTTGACGGGAGCTTCACCGCGAACCTGGTTGTCGGGATACCGAGAAACGCCACCCTCGGGAACCATAGGATTGAGTTCACGGTAAACGGAAGGAGCTACGGCCTGGACGTCTACGTTTACAAAACCTACCTCGGTCAGCCGGCTAGGCTTACCGTCATCCTCACCGACGAGAGCGGCAATCCCATTAAGGGCTGGGTCTCCGTTGGCGGGGAAAACGTTACTGTATCCCCTGCAGGATCTGCAACCTTCGAACTCAAGCCCGGAGAATACACCGTTACCGCCGGCGCGGAGGGTTCATCCCCAGTCAAAGAGGACGTCAAACTCTCCGATGGGGAGGAGAAAACCCTGACACTCAAGCTCAAACGCGCGGAATACTACTTCAAAGCCTCCCTTGAGAGGGACGCACTGGTAATAACCGCCGGAAACGGCGAAAGCGTCGCAATAACCGTCCAGAACCTCGGCTCAAAGGACGACGAGTACAGGGTAACCGTCGAGAACCTCCCCGAGGGCTGGAACTACATCCTGAGCCAGGACCCCAACGGCGCTGTTCCAATAGGCAGTCTGAAGGTTCCGAGCGGGGGAAGCGGGAGCGCCTATCTGGCAATCTTCCCGCCGTTCAACGTCGAGTCCGGCGATATCAACCTGAAAGTGGTTGTTTCCGGTTCGGGATCCAGGGTTGAGCTTCCCCTCAAGGTCCACGTTGAGAACCAGGCCTCACTGACGATAAACGTTGACAACCCGTCGCTCGTCGTCAAAGCCGGAGGAACAACGGCAACTAACCTGTGGCTCGATTCAGTCGGCACGGTGACCAACATCAAGTTCACCGCACAGGCACCGAGCGGCTGGGAGGTTGAGATCGTCCCACCGACCATAAGGCGCGTTGGACCCCAGTCATACGGCAACGTTGTAAACTACCCCGGTCCAACTCAGGCCGAGGTGAGGATACGCGTTCCAAAGTCAGCCCCTGCGGGAACCTACACCATAACGGTTACAGCCGCCGGCGACCAGGCCAAGGCCGAGACGGTTATAACCGTCAGGGTAACCCAAGGCTCCAGCGGCACCTGGATCGGCGTCCTGCTCCTCGTGGTTGCCTTCGGCGTGGTGATATGGCTCATGAGGAGGGTCGGCAGGAGATGA
- a CDS encoding ABC transporter permease translates to MAHEEGRQEMNPVWNIALKELYVSVKSRRFIVIVSIYLLIFGLAVYAIKDYLMQMGVPSVESNELGLWGVSAEIYTTPFAILFTINMMIITVLGAVLGTALGADAINREVENGTAKVLLGHPVYRDEVINGKFLGIGALIAVTYLVSYVVMVAVMLILGIPLDGDSLIRGFMAILVTILYTLVFLSLGVLLSTLSKRPETSMLAAVGLAIFLTVFYGIVVEIVAPKIVGPAPPWGTGAHEVWQENLNLWMARLHSINPAHHYVQLVSYIFAGDRFFNYYIPLADSFNYGFNSLAALLVMLLLPFALAYARFLTSDLN, encoded by the coding sequence ATGGCTCATGAGGAGGGTCGGCAGGAGATGAATCCCGTCTGGAACATAGCCCTCAAGGAGCTATACGTCTCGGTGAAGAGCAGGCGCTTCATCGTCATCGTCTCCATCTACCTCCTGATTTTTGGACTGGCGGTCTACGCCATCAAGGACTACCTGATGCAGATGGGCGTTCCGAGCGTTGAATCCAACGAGCTTGGCCTTTGGGGCGTCAGCGCTGAGATTTACACCACACCGTTCGCGATACTCTTCACCATCAACATGATGATAATAACCGTCCTCGGTGCTGTCCTGGGAACCGCGCTTGGAGCCGACGCGATAAACAGGGAGGTGGAGAACGGAACGGCCAAGGTACTTCTGGGACATCCTGTCTACCGCGACGAGGTCATAAACGGCAAGTTCCTGGGCATAGGAGCGCTGATAGCCGTTACATACCTCGTATCCTACGTTGTCATGGTGGCGGTGATGCTCATCCTCGGCATCCCGCTCGACGGCGACTCGCTGATCAGGGGCTTCATGGCGATTCTCGTGACGATACTCTACACCCTCGTCTTCCTCTCCCTCGGTGTTCTCCTCTCAACGCTCTCCAAGCGGCCGGAAACGTCGATGCTCGCCGCCGTCGGTCTGGCAATATTCCTCACGGTGTTCTACGGCATCGTGGTCGAGATAGTCGCCCCAAAAATAGTCGGCCCCGCACCCCCGTGGGGCACCGGGGCCCACGAAGTGTGGCAGGAAAACCTGAACCTCTGGATGGCCAGGCTCCACTCGATAAACCCCGCCCACCACTACGTTCAGCTCGTCAGCTACATCTTCGCCGGCGACAGGTTCTTCAACTACTACATTCCCCTGGCAGATTCCTTCAACTATGGCTTCAACAGCCTCGCGGCCCTGCTGGTGATGCTGCTCCTGCCCTTTGCGCTCGCCTACGCCAGATTCCTGACGAGCGACCTCAATTAA
- a CDS encoding intein-containing RctB family protein, which produces MVPLKRIDKIRWEIPKFDRRMRVPGRVYADDALIEKMRNDRTLEQASNVAMLPGIYKYSIVMPDGHQGYGFPIGGVAAFDAREGVISPGGVGYDINCLAPGTKVLTEHGYWLKIEEMPQKFKLQGLRVYNTDEGHNDFSRVAFVAEREVEEGEKAVRIITENGTVIEGSEDHPVLTPEGYVYLGNIREGDYILVYPFDGVPYEERKSLLLDESAFEDEDPQVIKFLRERKLIPLRWDDPKIGKLARILGFALGDGHLGEMSGRLTLSFYGKEETLRELKKDLEMLGISANLYVRERDYTIETVSGQYSGKSLSAELRVASRSFALLLEKLGMPRGDKTKKSYRAPEWIMEAPLWVKRNFLAGLFAADGSIVEFKGVTPLPINLTQSRAEELGESLLEFMSDVARLLEEFGIKSTVYKVKSKKGVTYRLALVGEESIRNFLGKVNYEYDLEKKAKGLIAYAYLKFKEHVKEERKRAMETARRVYEETGSVGLAYLKVKDTVNRRFVERTIYEGNREPRVPKDFPTFEEFAGERGYEGGFVAERVVKVDHVKPEYDRFYDIGVYHEAHNFIANGVVVHNCGVRLIRTNLTEKEVRPKIKELVDTLFKNVPSGLGSKGRVRLHWTQLDDVLADGAKWAVDNGYGWKEDLEHLEEGGRMEGANPGAVSQKAKQRGAPQLGSLGSGNHFLEIQVVDKIFDEKIAKAYGLFEGQVVVMVHTGSRGLGHQVASDYLRIMEKANRKYGIPWPDRELVSVPFQSEEGQRYFSAMKAAANFAWANRQMITHWVRESFEEVFKRKAEDMEMEIVYDVAHNIAKLEEHEVDGKRVKVVVHRKGATRAFPAGHPDVPRAYRDVGQPVLIPGSMGTASYVLAGAEGSMRETFGSTCHGAGRLLSRKAATRQYRGDRLRNELAQRGIYVRAASLRVVAEEAPGAYKSVDNVVNVVHQAGIANLVARMRPMGVAKG; this is translated from the coding sequence ATGGTCCCGCTTAAGAGGATAGACAAGATCCGCTGGGAGATACCGAAGTTCGACAGGCGGATGCGCGTCCCTGGAAGGGTCTACGCCGACGATGCTCTAATCGAGAAGATGAGAAACGACAGGACGCTGGAGCAGGCCTCCAACGTTGCCATGCTTCCGGGCATCTACAAGTACTCCATCGTAATGCCGGACGGACACCAGGGGTACGGCTTCCCAATCGGTGGAGTGGCCGCCTTTGACGCAAGGGAGGGCGTAATAAGCCCCGGAGGTGTGGGCTATGATATCAACTGCCTTGCTCCGGGCACTAAAGTCCTCACGGAGCATGGATACTGGCTGAAAATCGAAGAAATGCCTCAGAAGTTCAAGCTTCAGGGGCTGAGGGTTTACAACACGGATGAGGGGCACAACGACTTCTCAAGGGTCGCCTTCGTGGCCGAGAGGGAGGTTGAGGAAGGTGAAAAGGCCGTCAGGATAATCACCGAGAACGGCACAGTCATAGAGGGAAGCGAGGACCATCCAGTTTTGACTCCGGAGGGTTATGTTTACCTTGGGAACATCAGGGAAGGCGATTACATCTTGGTATACCCATTTGACGGCGTCCCCTACGAGGAAAGAAAGAGCCTTCTCCTAGATGAGAGCGCCTTTGAAGACGAGGATCCGCAGGTGATAAAGTTCCTCCGTGAGAGGAAGCTCATTCCCCTCCGCTGGGATGACCCGAAGATCGGAAAGCTGGCGAGGATACTCGGCTTTGCCCTGGGAGACGGGCACCTTGGCGAGATGAGCGGAAGGCTCACCCTGAGCTTCTACGGAAAAGAAGAAACGCTGAGGGAACTCAAGAAAGACCTTGAGATGCTCGGCATCAGCGCCAACCTCTACGTCCGCGAGAGAGACTACACTATAGAGACCGTGAGCGGACAATACAGTGGCAAAAGCCTCTCAGCGGAACTCAGGGTTGCTTCCAGAAGCTTTGCCCTTCTACTTGAGAAGCTTGGAATGCCGCGCGGAGACAAGACCAAGAAGAGCTACCGCGCCCCGGAGTGGATAATGGAGGCCCCACTCTGGGTCAAGAGAAACTTCTTGGCAGGACTCTTCGCGGCGGACGGAAGCATCGTGGAGTTCAAGGGAGTAACCCCGCTCCCGATAAACCTGACCCAGTCTAGGGCGGAGGAACTTGGAGAGAGCCTACTGGAGTTTATGAGCGATGTCGCTAGGCTCCTTGAGGAGTTCGGAATTAAGAGCACGGTTTACAAGGTTAAGTCAAAGAAGGGCGTTACCTACCGCCTGGCCCTTGTCGGAGAAGAGAGCATCAGGAACTTCCTAGGCAAGGTCAACTACGAGTACGACCTTGAGAAGAAGGCGAAGGGACTGATAGCATATGCCTACCTGAAGTTCAAAGAACACGTGAAGGAAGAGAGAAAGCGGGCGATGGAAACCGCCAGAAGAGTCTATGAGGAGACGGGAAGTGTAGGGCTCGCCTACCTCAAGGTTAAAGATACCGTCAACAGGCGCTTCGTTGAGAGAACGATTTACGAGGGGAATAGAGAGCCGAGGGTTCCGAAGGACTTCCCGACCTTTGAGGAGTTCGCCGGGGAGAGGGGCTACGAGGGCGGATTCGTGGCTGAAAGGGTCGTTAAGGTGGACCACGTTAAGCCAGAATACGACAGGTTCTACGACATCGGTGTCTATCACGAGGCCCACAACTTCATAGCCAACGGTGTCGTCGTCCACAACTGCGGCGTCAGGCTCATCAGGACCAACCTCACCGAAAAGGAAGTGAGGCCGAAGATAAAGGAGCTGGTTGACACGCTCTTCAAGAACGTTCCCTCGGGCCTGGGGAGCAAGGGAAGAGTGAGGCTCCACTGGACCCAGCTCGATGACGTTCTCGCCGACGGTGCCAAGTGGGCCGTTGACAACGGCTACGGCTGGAAGGAGGATCTGGAGCACCTTGAGGAAGGCGGAAGGATGGAGGGAGCAAATCCGGGAGCGGTAAGCCAGAAGGCGAAGCAGAGGGGGGCGCCACAGCTCGGCTCCCTCGGTTCTGGAAACCACTTCCTTGAGATTCAGGTGGTCGATAAGATCTTCGACGAGAAAATCGCGAAGGCCTACGGCCTCTTCGAGGGGCAGGTAGTTGTGATGGTCCACACAGGTTCTCGCGGCCTTGGCCACCAGGTGGCGAGCGACTACCTCAGGATAATGGAGAAAGCCAACAGGAAGTACGGAATCCCCTGGCCGGACAGAGAACTCGTCAGCGTTCCGTTCCAGAGTGAGGAAGGGCAGAGGTACTTTAGCGCTATGAAGGCCGCCGCCAACTTCGCCTGGGCCAACAGGCAGATGATAACCCACTGGGTCAGGGAGAGCTTCGAGGAGGTCTTCAAGAGGAAGGCCGAGGACATGGAGATGGAGATCGTCTACGACGTCGCCCACAACATAGCGAAGCTTGAGGAGCACGAGGTGGACGGAAAGAGGGTCAAGGTCGTTGTTCACAGGAAGGGAGCGACGAGGGCGTTTCCAGCGGGCCACCCGGACGTTCCTAGGGCTTACCGCGACGTCGGCCAGCCCGTCCTGATACCAGGTTCAATGGGTACCGCAAGCTACGTCCTCGCTGGAGCCGAAGGCTCAATGAGGGAAACCTTCGGTTCGACCTGCCACGGCGCTGGAAGACTGCTCAGCAGGAAGGCCGCAACCAGGCAGTACCGCGGTGACAGGTTGAGGAACGAGCTGGCCCAGAGGGGCATCTACGTTAGGGCCGCTTCCCTCCGCGTTGTTGCCGAGGAGGCACCTGGTGCCTACAAGAGCGTGGACAACGTTGTCAACGTCGTTCATCAGGCCGGCATAGCGAACCTCGTGGCAAGAATGAGGCCGATGGGCGTTGCGAAGGGCTGA
- a CDS encoding methyltransferase RsmF C-terminal domain-like protein, giving the protein MSEVKSNPREEVGKTNDTELVKRLLIEGYGYAPDLTYEIRGRYHKVYAWKPCSLEVKGPDRQGVYFGRVESDGIRLSIEGSFLVGPKATKNVVELDDERARRYLAGESVEIDENLHGWVIVKWRSYFLGSAKAKEGRLINYVPGDRRLRLDL; this is encoded by the coding sequence ATGAGCGAGGTAAAATCCAACCCCCGCGAGGAGGTTGGGAAGACGAACGATACGGAGCTGGTGAAGAGGCTCCTCATCGAGGGCTACGGCTACGCGCCAGACCTAACCTACGAGATACGGGGAAGGTACCACAAGGTCTACGCCTGGAAGCCCTGTTCTCTGGAGGTTAAGGGACCGGACAGGCAGGGGGTTTACTTTGGAAGGGTTGAGAGCGACGGGATAAGGCTCAGCATCGAGGGGAGCTTTTTGGTTGGGCCGAAGGCAACCAAGAACGTGGTGGAGCTGGACGATGAGCGGGCGAGGCGCTATCTCGCCGGGGAGAGCGTGGAGATCGATGAAAACCTCCACGGCTGGGTGATAGTGAAGTGGCGCTCCTACTTCCTCGGCTCCGCGAAGGCTAAGGAGGGCAGGCTGATAAACTACGTGCCCGGTGATAGGAGGCTGAGGCTCGACCTCTAA
- a CDS encoding tRNA (cytosine(49)-C(5))-methyltransferase — MSARDVVREANPAFYERYSQLEDSDEFWEFLVRPLRQSIRVNTLKAPLEVVVERLREEFELEQIPWVREGFFINVDNLAKVPEHGLGLIFGQEASSMIPPVVLGPKPGELVLDMAAAPGSKTGQVAQYMKNEGCIIANDPKLSRANVLIANLNRMGVLNARVTTRDGAYFARFENTFDRILLDAPCSSVGMIRKKWRFLEEWRLKGVIKYMNIQKRLIRAAYDALKPGGTLVYSTCTIDPLENEEVVDYLLRKTEARLEKIDLPVKTSEPVLEWEGRTYSEELRKALRIHPNDNDTEAFFIAKIAKPEGGE; from the coding sequence ATGAGCGCGAGAGACGTTGTTAGGGAAGCAAACCCTGCCTTCTACGAGAGGTATTCCCAGCTGGAGGACAGCGACGAGTTCTGGGAGTTCCTGGTGAGGCCGCTCAGACAGAGCATAAGGGTGAACACGCTGAAGGCGCCGCTCGAAGTGGTCGTTGAGCGACTCAGGGAGGAGTTCGAACTCGAGCAGATTCCCTGGGTTCGCGAGGGCTTCTTCATAAACGTCGACAACCTCGCGAAGGTTCCGGAGCACGGCCTCGGCCTCATCTTCGGCCAGGAGGCCAGCTCTATGATACCGCCCGTTGTCCTCGGCCCGAAGCCTGGCGAACTGGTTCTCGACATGGCGGCGGCGCCGGGTTCGAAGACGGGACAGGTGGCCCAGTATATGAAAAACGAGGGGTGCATAATAGCGAACGACCCCAAGCTCAGCAGGGCGAACGTCCTCATAGCGAACCTCAACAGGATGGGGGTTCTAAACGCGAGAGTGACAACCAGGGACGGCGCCTACTTCGCCCGCTTTGAGAACACCTTTGATAGAATTCTCCTCGATGCTCCATGCTCCTCGGTTGGAATGATACGGAAGAAGTGGCGCTTTCTCGAAGAGTGGCGCCTGAAAGGGGTCATCAAATACATGAACATCCAGAAAAGGCTCATCAGGGCGGCATACGACGCATTGAAGCCCGGTGGAACGCTGGTTTACTCCACCTGTACAATAGACCCTCTGGAGAACGAGGAGGTCGTTGATTACCTCCTGCGGAAGACGGAGGCACGGCTCGAAAAAATCGACCTTCCAGTGAAGACGAGCGAGCCGGTCCTTGAGTGGGAGGGCAGAACCTACTCGGAGGAGCTGAGGAAGGCTCTCAGGATTCATCCCAACGACAACGACACAGAGGCCTTCTTCATAGCGAAGATAGCCAAGCCGGAGGGAGGAGAATGA
- a CDS encoding archease, whose amino-acid sequence MREWEHYEHTADIGVRGYGSTLEEAFEAVALGLFDVMVNVGNVEPRECREVEVEEEDLEALLYSFLEELLILHDMESLVFGDVKVQIEKTDNGYILKAKACGEPLNLEKHEPKEEVKAITYHEMEIKNLPDGRWMAQFVPDL is encoded by the coding sequence GTGAGAGAATGGGAGCACTACGAGCACACGGCTGATATAGGCGTTCGAGGTTACGGTTCAACGCTCGAAGAGGCCTTCGAGGCCGTTGCCCTTGGTCTCTTTGACGTCATGGTGAACGTGGGGAATGTTGAGCCGAGGGAGTGCAGAGAAGTGGAAGTCGAAGAAGAAGACCTCGAGGCGCTCCTCTACAGCTTCCTTGAGGAGCTTTTGATTCTCCACGATATGGAAAGTCTGGTTTTTGGTGATGTGAAAGTTCAGATAGAAAAGACCGATAATGGCTACATACTCAAGGCGAAGGCCTGCGGTGAACCCTTAAACCTAGAGAAGCACGAACCAAAGGAGGAAGTTAAAGCCATAACCTATCACGAGATGGAGATTAAGAACCTCCCTGACGGGAGATGGATGGCCCAGTTCGTTCCGGACCTGTGA
- a CDS encoding type II toxin-antitoxin system VapC family toxin, with translation MRGKSVYLDSSAILKRYLNDEYSEIVKDIFKSAYRGEVKLAFSFWNIGEVLGIFDKRLRRGTLDPKEYQFLKTAFLAEVKRFTRLGVLEIVPVHSLLLADSWKLIEKYHIYQADALQIVSAKRADASEFYTADKRLHNAALNEGLNSNLLGGE, from the coding sequence ATGAGAGGGAAAAGCGTCTACTTGGACAGTAGTGCCATCCTGAAGAGGTACCTGAACGACGAATACAGCGAGATCGTGAAGGATATATTCAAATCAGCTTACCGAGGGGAAGTGAAGCTCGCCTTCAGCTTCTGGAACATTGGGGAAGTTCTTGGCATCTTTGACAAAAGACTTAGGCGTGGCACGCTTGATCCTAAGGAGTATCAGTTCCTTAAGACTGCTTTCCTGGCAGAAGTGAAGCGCTTCACCCGTCTTGGAGTCCTTGAGATAGTCCCAGTTCATTCTCTCCTGCTGGCTGATTCATGGAAGCTAATCGAAAAGTACCACATTTACCAGGCGGACGCTCTCCAGATAGTTTCCGCAAAGCGAGCAGATGCCTCAGAGTTTTACACTGCCGACAAGAGGCTTCACAATGCGGCTCTAAACGAGGGATTGAACTCAAATCTCCTTGGAGGTGAGTAA
- a CDS encoding ribbon-helix-helix protein, CopG family, which yields MGKVKTSVYIDEELWKEFKELARRENSEVSKLLEESLMNYLINEVLKDVDDSKIPLWFEPLDVPREDSGKLVREMRDEREKRLLGQ from the coding sequence ATGGGTAAGGTCAAAACGAGTGTATACATAGATGAGGAGCTGTGGAAGGAGTTTAAAGAGCTTGCCCGGAGGGAGAACAGCGAGGTGAGCAAACTTCTTGAGGAGTCTCTTATGAACTATCTAATAAACGAAGTGCTCAAGGACGTTGATGACTCAAAAATCCCCCTGTGGTTTGAGCCTCTGGACGTTCCCAGGGAGGACAGTGGAAAGCTCGTGAGGGAGATGCGGGATGAGAGGGAAAAGCGTCTACTTGGACAGTAG
- the panB gene encoding 3-methyl-2-oxobutanoate hydroxymethyltransferase, with translation MREITPRRVIEMKGREKIAMVTAYDYPSALIADKAGMDIIFIGDSLGMVVYGEENTLNVSMEQMVFHTRAVAKAVKRALVLADMPFGSYEIDTDDGLRNAVKLIQAGADAVKIEGGYDHRKLVRKLVRMGIPVMGHTGLTPQRYLRLGGYRLMGETEEEIEEILRDAKALEKAGAFAVVLEFTLADVAKLVTEEISIPTIGIGSGPWVDGQVLVWHDLLGIYEEVPPFVKKYADIGGMMRIALEEYREEVKGGSFPGKEHYWEFLDKDDFVRKAQKALERLEDD, from the coding sequence ATGAGGGAGATAACGCCGAGAAGGGTAATTGAGATGAAGGGTAGAGAGAAGATAGCGATGGTGACCGCTTACGACTATCCCTCCGCGCTGATAGCGGACAAAGCGGGAATGGACATAATCTTCATCGGTGACTCCCTGGGAATGGTCGTCTATGGGGAGGAGAACACCCTCAACGTCAGCATGGAGCAGATGGTCTTCCACACGAGGGCCGTCGCGAAGGCCGTGAAGAGGGCGCTGGTTCTCGCGGACATGCCATTCGGGAGTTACGAGATAGACACCGACGATGGCCTGAGGAACGCAGTAAAGCTAATTCAGGCCGGCGCCGATGCGGTGAAGATAGAGGGCGGCTACGACCACAGGAAGCTCGTGAGGAAGCTGGTCAGGATGGGCATTCCGGTGATGGGCCATACGGGACTAACGCCGCAGCGCTATCTTCGCCTTGGCGGCTACAGGCTGATGGGCGAGACCGAGGAGGAGATCGAGGAGATCCTGCGCGATGCCAAGGCCCTTGAAAAGGCGGGCGCTTTTGCCGTTGTCCTTGAGTTCACGCTGGCAGATGTGGCGAAGCTCGTAACCGAGGAGATTTCAATCCCCACAATTGGCATAGGCTCCGGCCCGTGGGTTGACGGCCAGGTCCTCGTCTGGCACGACCTCCTGGGAATCTACGAGGAGGTCCCGCCGTTTGTCAAGAAGTACGCGGACATCGGCGGGATGATGAGGATTGCCCTTGAGGAGTACAGGGAAGAGGTCAAGGGCGGTTCATTCCCGGGCAAAGAGCACTACTGGGAGTTTCTGGACAAAGACGACTTCGTCAGAAAGGCCCAGAAAGCCCTTGAGAGGCTGGAGGATGACTGA
- a CDS encoding glycosyltransferase family 2 protein, with protein sequence MLNGLKISVIIPAYNEGDRLPGVLASIPDFIDEVIVVDDGSADETYNVARAFSERDTRVKAVRLEKNCGKGCAMREGVRQSTGDVIVFMDADGQHRPEDIIKLVEPIVDGEADMVIGARKFERVGKRPLHRRLSNVMSTRLIRLKLRMYVYDTQSGFRAFRREFLPEIESDRYEVETEMLFKAAKRGARIKEVPVDMIYDPNREERFGLMDIIRFIRAYFKF encoded by the coding sequence ATGCTCAACGGACTGAAGATAAGCGTTATCATTCCCGCGTACAACGAAGGGGACAGACTCCCAGGGGTTCTCGCCAGTATACCTGACTTCATTGATGAGGTAATCGTGGTGGATGACGGCTCTGCTGACGAAACCTACAACGTTGCCCGGGCTTTCTCAGAGAGGGATACGAGGGTAAAGGCGGTTCGCCTGGAGAAGAACTGTGGAAAGGGCTGTGCGATGCGCGAGGGGGTGAGGCAGTCCACGGGGGACGTGATAGTCTTTATGGATGCCGATGGCCAGCACAGGCCCGAGGACATAATCAAGCTCGTCGAGCCAATAGTGGACGGCGAAGCGGATATGGTCATAGGGGCGAGGAAGTTCGAGAGGGTGGGAAAGAGGCCCCTCCACAGAAGATTAAGCAACGTAATGAGCACCAGACTGATACGGCTGAAGCTCAGAATGTACGTCTACGATACTCAGAGTGGGTTCAGGGCTTTTAGGAGGGAGTTTCTGCCGGAGATAGAGAGCGACCGCTACGAGGTCGAGACCGAGATGCTTTTCAAGGCCGCGAAGAGGGGGGCGAGGATAAAGGAGGTGCCCGTCGACATGATATACGATCCCAACAGGGAAGAGCGCTTCGGTCTCATGGACATCATCCGCTTCATACGTGCCTATTTCAAGTTCTAA